Within the Deinobacterium chartae genome, the region ACCTGCCGCGCTCGCCCGAGATCGGCACGGTCGGAGCGGATCAGGCCCTGGGCCGCCTGCCGGTCACTGCCCGCTTCCTGCTGGTGGGCGCTCACCCCGACGACGAGCCCTCCGGCGTGATGGCCTACGTGGGGCGCGGCCTGCACGCCGAAACCGCCTACCTGTCCCTGAACCGCGGCGAAGGTGGCCAGAACGAGATCGGGCCCGAGCTGTTCGACGGCCTGGGTGTCATCCGCACCGACGAACTGCTGGGAGCGCGCGCCCTCGACGGCGCCAAGCAGTACTTCACCACCGTTTACGACTTCGGCTACTCGCGCACCCTCGAGGAAACCCTCTCGAAGTGGGACGAGCAAAAAGCCCTCGAGGACGTCGTCAAGGTCATCCGCACCTTCCGTCCGGACGTGATGGTCACCTTTCACGCCGACGAGCGCGTGGGCCACGGCCACCACCAGGCGGCGGGCTATCTGGCGGTCAAGGCCTTCGAGTTGGCCGGCGACCCCAAGGCCTTCCCCGAGCTGGGCCTGCCCGCGTGGCAGCCGTCGAAGCTGTACCTGTCGGCCGGGGTGGGCGGCGGGGCCGGCGAGGCCGACAAGGCCACGCTCACCATCGACGTGGGCCAGTATGACCCGGTGATCGGACGCAGCTACCAGCAGGTGGGCCTCGAGGGCCGCTCGTTCCACCGCAGCCAGGGCATGGGGCAGGTGCAGCCCCCGGGCAGCTACCTCAACCACTTCGTGCTGCTCGAATCCAAGCTGGGAGCCAAGCCCGCCCGCGAGACCTCGTTCTTCGACGGCATCGCCACCGCCTTGCCCGAGCGCTGGAAAGGCGTGAACGCCGCGCTCGAGGCCGACCTTGCCGCCGTGCAGAAAGCGGCGGATACCGCAGCGGCCAAGCTCGACGCCCGCCAGCCCCAGACCGCCCTGCCCGACGTGCTCGCGGGCCTGACCGCCACCCGCGCCGCCCTGAGCAAGGTCCAGGCGCTCGACCTCGAGGCCGCCCGCAAGGCCGCCCTGATCGACGACCTCAACCGCAAGGCCGCGCAGTTCACCGACGCGGCCCAGCGGCTCGCCGGCATCGACTTCCGCGCCGTGCCGACCAAGGCCACCGTCGCGCAGGGCGAGACCGCCACGGTGCGCTGGAGCCTCACCAACCAGGGCGGCGTGCCGCTCGAGCTCCTCGAGGCGCGCATCGCCGCTCCGAGCTCCTGGAAGGTGGAAGGGGCCGCCGCCAAGACCGGCCCGGTCGAGCAGGGCAAGGCCGCCAGCGGCGAACTCAAGGTGACGCTACCCGCCGACGCCAACCTCACCCGCCCCTACTGGCGCCGCCCCGACGCCTTCTCGGGCCGCGTGCAGGTCGAGCGCCCCGAGTGCGTGACCCTGCCGCACTGCCCGCCGGACGCGACGGCCCACGCCCGGGTCCGCATCGGCGGCGTGGAGCTGGACCTCGAGGCCCCGCTGGCCTTCGTGTGGAGTGA harbors:
- a CDS encoding PIG-L family deacetylase — translated: MSRTVRLAHLTTLSAALLLAPAALADLPRSPEIGTVGADQALGRLPVTARFLLVGAHPDDEPSGVMAYVGRGLHAETAYLSLNRGEGGQNEIGPELFDGLGVIRTDELLGARALDGAKQYFTTVYDFGYSRTLEETLSKWDEQKALEDVVKVIRTFRPDVMVTFHADERVGHGHHQAAGYLAVKAFELAGDPKAFPELGLPAWQPSKLYLSAGVGGGAGEADKATLTIDVGQYDPVIGRSYQQVGLEGRSFHRSQGMGQVQPPGSYLNHFVLLESKLGAKPARETSFFDGIATALPERWKGVNAALEADLAAVQKAADTAAAKLDARQPQTALPDVLAGLTATRAALSKVQALDLEAARKAALIDDLNRKAAQFTDAAQRLAGIDFRAVPTKATVAQGETATVRWSLTNQGGVPLELLEARIAAPSSWKVEGAAAKTGPVEQGKAASGELKVTLPADANLTRPYWRRPDAFSGRVQVERPECVTLPHCPPDATAHARVRIGGVELDLEAPLAFVWSDAKFGERSRLLTVTPKLSVSAAPELKILPLGSERNVAVQVRVSSHSASPVAGKLSLQLPQGWTSAQGTQDFRLERENDSRLITFTAVAPEGLQAGRYAISAVAEVDGRRYTEGMQLVSYPHTEYRALYNPARVEVQAFDLAAPKDLKVGYVPGVGDQVPAALEQAGLQVTLLTPEFIASGDLSQYDTIVVGVRAYNDRPDLVAHHARLMKYVEDGGNMVVQYHKFEWDKVLPGGPGPFPTTMSTDRVTEEDAPVKILVPEDPDFNTPNRITAADFDGWVQERGLYWLSKWDDRYVPLLASNDKGLPELKGGLLKAKVGKGTWTYAGYAFFRELPAGVPGAYRLFVNLLTPDN